GATGTGTCGGCCTCCGGCCGTTGTTCCCCAGGACTTGAGAACGGTGGCTCACGCCACCGGCAGCGATTCTGCCGGGCTCCGCCCTCCCGACAACCCAGGCGACGAAAGAACTCGCTGACCTGCTGGTCTCGGAACGCACCGCAAGATGCCGGTGATTTGGCATTTAGCTTCGTTGTCGTTGATAGATTTCTGCCAGGATGTCTTCCACAGATTTGAATTTCTTCTTCGTTTCCATCACGGTTTCAATGCGTGTTCGGGCATCCTGTGGGCTGTGGCCCACGCTGATCAACGCTTCGTATGCCTCGGAGAACAGGTCGGATGAGGAAGCTTCTTCGGCGGGTAGTTTTGCTGCGATCATCAGGGCAAACTTGGTCATTTTTCGTCGCAGTTTGGCAATGATACGTTCTGCGACAGCCGGCCCTATGCCAGGAAGTGTACTGAGTGTTTTCACGTCCTGTTCTTCAATGGCTTCCGCAACTTCTCGAACCGGTCGCACCATGGCACGCAGTGCTTTCTTGACGCCGACTCCATCGACAGAACAAAACAGCTCGAAGAATTCTTTTTCGGCGTCGCTCGTGAAACCGATGATGCGAGGAGTGAGTCGCCCCTGTTGGGGATTACCATCCAGATATTCAATGGTACGGAGGCTCACGTCTTCGTTGAATTTTGACTGCAACTGGCGGCGGACAAGGTCCGGAATCAGGACTTCATACTCGAAGCCGCCGATCCGAATCGTAGCTCGGACATCATTCAGATCGACCAGAGTGCCTGTAATTCGCGTGATCAAAGAACACCTCACGAAACACGTGAAAGAATCCCTGCCGGGGGGCCTCGGGAAAATAGCAAAGCTGCTTTATGTTAGTCCGGAGCATAGCGGATCATCACGATTCGCTCAAAACCGCTTTTGGCAGACCGATGTCAGTGAGATTTCCGTTGCGCAGCCGGGCAAGCGAGGCCGCCGTTGTGGCGGATGACGGCTGCGTTTGCTGTCCGTTGAAAAACCGGGACAGGCGCGCAGGACGACCGGAATCCATCGTGTTTTAAGGTTTCCTGCTCACGCCAGTCCTGTTTTCAACAGGCTGTCAGGTCAGATCAGTATCCGTCACGGAAATCAGGCGGCGACCTTCACAGAATGGTAAAGGCATAATGCGACAGCCGAAGCGTCGGCAACATCGTTGGGTTCAGGCAGGCTTGATAGCTTCAATTCGGCTTTGATGGCATG
This genomic interval from Planctomycetaceae bacterium contains the following:
- the ruvA gene encoding Holliday junction branch migration protein RuvA, with the translated sequence MITRITGTLVDLNDVRATIRIGGFEYEVLIPDLVRRQLQSKFNEDVSLRTIEYLDGNPQQGRLTPRIIGFTSDAEKEFFELFCSVDGVGVKKALRAMVRPVREVAEAIEEQDVKTLSTLPGIGPAVAERIIAKLRRKMTKFALMIAAKLPAEEASSSDLFSEAYEALISVGHSPQDARTRIETVMETKKKFKSVEDILAEIYQRQRS